In uncultured Bacteroides sp., the following proteins share a genomic window:
- a CDS encoding 2-C-methyl-D-erythritol 4-phosphate cytidylyltransferase, with the protein MKKQIIIVAGGKGLRMGGEIPKQFLPVNGKPVLMLTLETFYRFDPQIKIILVLPREQQTYWNELCVKYHFEIPYLLADGGETRFHSVKNGLSMADDDGLIGIHDGVRPFVSQEVIAHCFDAASTKEAAIPVIDVVETVRKIDGEESVTVDRNSYKLVQTPQVFTSSLLKRAYNQEYSPLFTDDASVVEAMGIKVVLVPGNRENIKITTPFDMIIANALVNV; encoded by the coding sequence ATGAAAAAACAAATAATCATAGTGGCAGGTGGAAAAGGCTTGCGCATGGGAGGAGAGATACCAAAACAGTTTCTTCCGGTCAATGGTAAGCCCGTCTTAATGCTGACATTGGAGACTTTTTATCGTTTCGATCCGCAAATAAAGATTATACTTGTTTTGCCTCGCGAACAACAAACTTATTGGAACGAGTTGTGCGTGAAGTATCATTTTGAAATTCCTTATCTGTTGGCCGATGGAGGCGAGACTCGTTTCCATTCGGTGAAAAACGGACTGTCCATGGCTGATGATGATGGACTGATTGGTATTCATGACGGTGTACGTCCGTTTGTCTCTCAGGAAGTAATTGCTCATTGCTTTGATGCGGCTTCCACAAAAGAGGCTGCTATTCCCGTAATTGATGTTGTGGAAACAGTTCGTAAAATTGATGGTGAGGAAAGTGTGACTGTAGACCGTAATAGTTATAAGTTGGTGCAAACACCTCAGGTGTTTACCTCTTCTTTACTAAAGCGTGCCTACAATCAGGAATATTCACCTTTGTTTACGGATGATGCTTCCGTGGTAGAAGCCATGGGAATAAAGGTTGTACTGGTGCCGGGAAACAGAGAAAACATAAAGATAACCACGCCTTTTGATATGATAATAGCTAATGCATTAGTGAATGTTTGA
- the ndk gene encoding nucleoside-diphosphate kinase, whose product MEKTLVILKPCTLQRGLVGEITKRFERKGLRLAGMKMVLLTDEILSEHYSHLSEKPFFQRVKDSMMTAPVILCCFEGVDAIHVVRTLAGPTNGRLAAPGTIRGDFSMSFQENIVHASDSPETAKAELNRFFKPDELFEYKQAAFDYLYACDEF is encoded by the coding sequence ATGGAAAAAACCTTAGTCATATTAAAACCTTGCACTCTTCAAAGAGGGCTGGTTGGTGAGATCACCAAGCGTTTTGAGAGAAAGGGTTTGAGACTGGCAGGAATGAAAATGGTTCTATTGACTGACGAGATTCTAAGTGAGCATTATTCACATCTTAGTGAAAAGCCGTTCTTTCAGCGTGTGAAAGATTCGATGATGACAGCTCCTGTCATTCTGTGTTGCTTTGAAGGTGTGGATGCTATCCATGTAGTTCGTACGTTGGCAGGACCAACAAACGGACGTTTGGCCGCTCCCGGAACAATTAGAGGTGATTTTAGTATGAGCTTTCAAGAAAATATTGTTCATGCTTCTGATTCACCCGAAACTGCGAAAGCAGAGCTAAACCGATTTTTTAAACCCGATGAACTCTTCGAGTATAAACAGGCTGCATTTGATTATTTGTATGCTTGCGATGAGTTTTAA
- the recG gene encoding ATP-dependent DNA helicase RecG: protein MFDITTRDIKYLPGVGPQKAAILNKELEIFSVHDLLYYFPYKYVDRSRLYYVHEIDGNMPYIQLKGQILGFETFGEGRQRRLVAHFSDGTGVVDLVWFQGIKYITAKYKVREEYIVFGKPTVYGGRINIAHPDIDNAADLTLSSMGLQPYYNTTEKMKRSFLNSNALQKLVEAAFLQIQSPLPETLNQTILSKHHLMSLSEALRNIHFPKNPELLRKAQMRLKFEELFYVQLNILKYSKERQKKYRGYVFEHVGKAFNDFYSKNLPFELTGAQKRVVKEIRNDVGCGKQMNRLLQGDVGSGKTLVALMSMLIAIDNGYQACLMAPTEILANQHIETIKELLFGLNIHVELLTGSVKGKKREKLLSDLITGDINILIGTHAVIEDNVNFSKLGLVVIDEQHRFGVAQRAKLWQKSVYPPHILVMTATPIPRTLAMTLYGDLDVSVIDELPPGRKPIATMHQFDNRRESLYTSIRKQINEGRQIYIVYPLIKESEKIDLKNLEEGYLHVCEEFPQQQVSKLHGKMKPAEKDAEMQRFVSGETQIMVATTVIEVGVNVPNASVMVIENAERFGLSQLHQLRGRVGRGADQSYCILVTNYKLSEETRKRLEIMVQTNDGFEIAEADLKLRGPGDLEGTQQSGIAFDLKIADLARDGQLLQYVRTIAQEIVDNDSDGVNPENEVLWRQLRSLRKTNVNWASIS, encoded by the coding sequence ATGTTTGATATTACTACACGAGACATAAAGTACTTGCCTGGAGTAGGACCCCAGAAAGCAGCAATTCTGAATAAGGAACTGGAGATTTTTTCTGTGCATGATTTGCTTTACTATTTCCCATATAAATATGTGGATAGAAGCAGACTATATTATGTGCACGAAATTGATGGCAATATGCCGTACATTCAGCTCAAAGGACAAATACTGGGGTTTGAAACTTTCGGAGAAGGGAGACAAAGGCGGTTAGTTGCTCATTTTTCTGATGGTACAGGCGTGGTAGATTTAGTCTGGTTTCAGGGAATAAAATATATAACGGCTAAGTATAAAGTCCGCGAGGAGTATATTGTGTTTGGTAAGCCTACCGTTTATGGCGGACGAATCAATATTGCACATCCGGATATTGATAATGCTGCAGATCTCACATTATCTTCTATGGGATTGCAGCCCTACTATAACACAACGGAGAAGATGAAACGTAGCTTCCTCAATTCAAACGCTTTGCAAAAGCTTGTTGAGGCTGCTTTTCTTCAGATTCAGTCACCGCTGCCGGAAACTCTTAATCAGACCATTCTTTCTAAACATCATTTAATGTCGCTCAGTGAAGCGCTCAGAAATATACATTTTCCAAAGAATCCGGAACTCTTACGGAAAGCTCAAATGCGGCTTAAGTTTGAGGAACTGTTTTATGTACAGCTAAACATCCTGAAATATAGTAAAGAGCGACAAAAGAAATATCGTGGCTATGTGTTTGAGCATGTGGGAAAAGCGTTTAATGATTTCTATTCAAAGAATCTTCCTTTCGAACTGACCGGAGCGCAGAAACGGGTTGTTAAGGAGATACGTAATGATGTAGGCTGCGGTAAACAGATGAACCGACTTTTACAGGGAGATGTGGGTAGCGGTAAAACACTGGTTGCGCTCATGAGTATGCTTATTGCTATAGATAACGGTTATCAGGCATGCTTGATGGCCCCCACAGAGATTCTGGCTAATCAGCATATAGAAACGATCAAGGAATTACTTTTTGGATTAAATATTCACGTGGAATTACTTACTGGCTCAGTTAAAGGCAAAAAGAGGGAGAAATTACTGAGTGATCTTATTACGGGAGATATTAATATACTAATAGGTACCCATGCTGTCATTGAAGACAATGTGAATTTCTCTAAATTAGGGCTGGTGGTTATTGATGAGCAACACCGCTTTGGAGTTGCTCAACGTGCTAAATTGTGGCAGAAGAGCGTCTATCCGCCTCATATTTTGGTGATGACAGCAACGCCAATTCCCCGTACGCTTGCCATGACCCTTTACGGAGATTTGGACGTATCTGTGATTGATGAACTCCCTCCGGGAAGAAAGCCCATTGCTACTATGCATCAGTTTGATAATAGGAGAGAAAGTCTTTATACTTCTATCCGGAAACAAATTAATGAAGGACGTCAGATTTATATTGTCTATCCGCTTATAAAAGAGAGTGAGAAGATTGATCTGAAGAATCTGGAAGAGGGATATCTGCATGTTTGTGAAGAATTTCCTCAGCAGCAGGTAAGCAAACTGCATGGTAAAATGAAACCGGCGGAGAAAGATGCTGAGATGCAGCGCTTTGTCTCTGGTGAAACTCAGATAATGGTTGCAACGACTGTGATAGAAGTGGGAGTGAATGTGCCCAATGCTTCTGTTATGGTGATAGAGAATGCTGAGAGATTTGGTCTGTCTCAGTTGCATCAGCTTCGGGGAAGGGTGGGGCGAGGTGCCGATCAGTCATACTGTATTTTGGTTACTAACTATAAACTTTCTGAAGAAACACGTAAGCGATTGGAGATAATGGTTCAGACCAATGATGGTTTTGAGATTGCTGAAGCAGATTTAAAATTACGTGGTCCGGGAGATCTTGAGGGTACACAGCAAAGTGGAATAGCTTTTGATCTGAAAATTGCAGATCTTGCCCGTGACGGACAACTCTTGCAATATGTGAGGACTATAGCCCAGGAGATTGTAGATAATGACTCCGATGGAGTTAACCCAGAAAATGAAGTGCTGTGGAGACAGCTTAGAAGTCTGCGTAAAACCAATGTAAACTGGGCTTCGATTAGCTAA
- a CDS encoding M23 family metallopeptidase: MNFICVKTMLVAAAAMVSLSSFSQDLIARQAPIDRKLKSVDSLALQRQIRAEQAAYPAFSLYPNWDTEYAHAYGRNTIVPESFTFDLRGFCMPTPSRKITSPFGPRWRRMHNGLDLKVEIGDTIRAAFDGKVRVVKYEAKGYGYYVVIRHTNGLETVYGHLSKQLVSPDQVVKAGEIIALGGNTGHSTGSHLHFETRFLGIAINPALMFDFPNQDVVADSYTFRRSGSKYDRPGSSAIASSKSDDAEKVIKYHKVHRGDTLSKVAKLRGVSISDLCQMNGLNKRSKLKPGQVLRCS; this comes from the coding sequence ATGAATTTTATTTGCGTTAAAACAATGTTAGTAGCAGCAGCCGCAATGGTAAGCTTGAGTTCTTTTTCTCAAGACTTGATTGCGCGTCAGGCTCCTATTGACAGAAAATTAAAGAGTGTTGATTCCTTAGCGTTGCAAAGACAGATAAGAGCTGAACAAGCTGCTTATCCTGCTTTTAGTTTATACCCAAACTGGGATACTGAATATGCACATGCTTATGGAAGAAATACAATTGTTCCCGAAAGCTTTACATTTGATTTAAGAGGTTTCTGCATGCCAACTCCAAGTAGAAAGATAACTTCTCCATTCGGTCCACGTTGGAGAAGAATGCATAATGGATTGGATTTGAAAGTAGAAATTGGTGATACTATCCGTGCAGCATTTGATGGTAAAGTACGTGTCGTAAAATACGAGGCTAAAGGATATGGCTATTATGTTGTAATTCGTCATACCAATGGACTTGAAACAGTTTATGGGCACCTTTCAAAACAGTTGGTTTCTCCTGATCAGGTAGTAAAAGCAGGCGAAATTATTGCATTAGGTGGTAATACAGGACATTCTACCGGTTCTCACCTGCATTTTGAAACACGCTTTTTAGGAATAGCTATTAACCCTGCATTGATGTTTGACTTCCCAAATCAGGATGTTGTGGCCGATTCTTATACATTTAGAAGATCTGGTAGTAAATATGATCGTCCAGGATCATCGGCTATTGCTTCTTCTAAATCAGATGATGCTGAGAAGGTTATCAAATACCACAAAGTGCATAGAGGTGACACTCTTTCAAAGGTTGCTAAGCTTAGAGGAGTTTCAATTAGTGACTTATGTCAGATGAATGGATTGAACAAGAGATCAAAACTTAAACCAGGTCAGGTGTTACGTTGCTCATAG